CTCGTAACCAAGTAAGGATACAGTTCTTGCAAAAATAATGTCCACACTTAATAATGGCACCTATCTCAACTTCACCCAAACAAATAGAACAACTTAAAATTTGATTCTCATTTAACGTGTCTTTTAATCTTGACAAGTTCTTTAAATATATCAACCGTGATTCAGTGTTATTGATTTTTGCATCTAAGGTACCACCCAATGACTTTTTAATAGTTTTAACCAGGTGACTAAGTTGTGGAGAACCTAAAGAGTGCAAGGACACCAAGGAATCAGAGATTCTTTGTAACTGACTATAATACTCTGTTTTCGCGTTATATATTGAACCTAGCATTTTCAATGATTCTCTAATCTGTTTGTTGTACTTGAAtaaatttttactttccACTTCGTATTGCAGCAAGTAGTCTTCGAAGTTTCGAATAGCAGGTTCGCTCTCGTTGATTGATATGCGTCTCACTATTCTGCTATTCTTTAACTCATCAAAAATAGTTCGTAAAGGAGTTCCTGAAATCAATTGCAAGTTATTCAACAGCTGCTTGTGGTACTCTGAGATTATTGAGCCTTCCGGCACCAGATGCTTCGGGATTTTAACTTCAGAATCAGTAGTTAAAACATTGTCCCTATTATTTAAAATTATCTCCAAACAACCTAAAAGACTGAATATTTTGTCTTGACTATCAATCGATGTTGAGTATTCTTCATTACTAGCAATTTTATCACCGGTATCAATATCTTCTGTATTGTAGACTGGTTCATAAATGGTTCCAAGTAATTCATCTAGCAGCTCATTAAAGCCTTTACTTTGTTCATTCAATGCTTGTATCAATTTACTTAAAGACTTGAAACAACGAGATACCGCTAAATTAGACGAGTAATCGTTTCTATGATCAAATTCTATATTCATCAATCGTAGAGACACATCGCTATTACTGAGAGAATATTTAGCTTTGGCTAGTTTGATCGTTATATCAACTTTTTTAACctcagaagaaagaattgtttTCCTTAAAATTTCTGCATTAGcataattttcttgttctagAAGTCTACTCTCTTCAATCACTTCTAATTCATTCTTCGGGAAAAAATCTGAGTAAATCAACCtctcaaattctttttttttatttctatcaTCTACCTCTTCTAGTTTACGAGAGCCCAAATTATAGTAGGCAGAACCGAGGAAGAAGTAGCAATCGTGAAGTAAATTCATCATAGCACGTaatccttttttcttcaaatggtTGGGTAATAATTCCTCATCGCCGTAATTGTCATTGTCCTTAGCAGCGTTTAATTGTTCACCACTCGCGTTGTAGAGAGATGTCCCGTTTTCGCCAGGTTTCTTCTCGTCTTGATCTTCACCGAGGTCCAAAGATTTATCAAAAGGATCCTCGACATTGAATTTTCGGCTCATGTGTATCATCAAATGATCTCTAATCTTGATCAGTAATTCAAGAGCTTTAGGCGGTTTGTTAGAGATTTCAAGTTCGTACTGAGCCTGCTTGATCGATAAATGGAATTTCTCTCTATAATAACCAATGAGACTGTCAAATGCGTCTATTCGCATAGAATATAGAATATCATTGatatttgaaatctttGTTGAATGTCCATGGAGATGTTTCTGTCGGGTATTCAAAATTTCGGGGAACAATGCATGACAACAAATATATCGTAGTTTAGCCAACCATTCATTTAAAAAGGCGTTACTAACACGAGATGATCCGCTGCCGTCCGAGTTGTAACCACTCAACTCTAGAAAGTTATTCCAAAGATTCAAATAGTTATCCCACTCTATAGGTGCAAACTCCAAGGgaatgatgaaattatGCTGTTGAGGGATATGAATTTGAGATGCAACATCGGCTTTAGAATGCCTTATACAAAGATCATATCTATAAAAAATGTTCATACACTCCTTAATAGAAAATCGAACACCCTTTAACTGACATACCAAATCACTGTCGGTATAATTGTCAGCCTCACTTCTcagttttatttcttcttgtagAGTCCGAATAAAATCTACCTCATCACAAAATGGGTGCAGCTTAAGATAAGACATGATCATCCTAAAATTGTAAATGCTCTGTATTGGAGTCCCAGAAACACCCCATGTGTGTATTCTATGAAGTAGACTCGTACATTTAGCAGAGTATGTTGATGAACTACGTAGCATTTGAACTTCATCCAGAATAATTCTATAAAACTGCATCAAAGCTAGTGGTGAAGAATAATCATACTTCGGGCTTTTCAATCTTCTTGATCTGATACTGCGGTTAAATTCAGCATGATGGACTTCCGTCGCGATAACATTATATGACGTAACTATAATATCATATCGGGATAAATGTTGAACAGCTTCATCTACAGTTTTACAAGTCTTCATTATCTCGTTATATCCTTTGTAGTTATACCATTTTAAGCAATGCGCGTGTGACTCGATTTCTTCCAGCCATTGTTTTAGGATAGCATTAGGACAAATAATTAaagttgtttttgtttttgttattgttcTATTCTCATCATCGATAAACGTTGCCCCCAGGTCGTTTAACTTCCTTCTATTTAGAAGAATTAATGACAAAATTTCAATAGTTTTGCCCAACCCCATTTCCTCAGCCAACACCCCTTTTGCACGAATTGGATTGTCATTATCTAAGCTTTCTTTCCTATATTGATTGTACAAATAAGCAGCATCATCAACTGTTAGGATATAACCCGTTAGTTTGTTCCACAACAATGATGGTCCCGTCTCAGAAGCGCTGCGTACAATCAGTTCATAGCCATATGCATAATATTCGTtcataaattttttgagtCCAACTTCATCGGTGGTCATAGGTATATCACTAAAAGAAATACCATATCCTTCTTTGATTAGCATCCACTCAACACTCACCCGCTGGAATGGTAAAAGATTAACCTTTAGGCCTGGTATAGATTGGGATAAGAATGGTTTGATTCTTGATAATCTATCTTTACTATATTCCAAGATTTGAGAAGTGAATTGCTTTTGGATGAAATTTGAGTGGATATGAACGTGCTTGTGGTACTGCTCGAATTCATTGTCGTCCCTATCAGAGTACGTTAGGTCCAATATTTGGTTAGCTTCCAGAGAAAACCGAttgaatttgttttttaagAACTTCAGCTTCAAAGTAAAGGACAGTATCCATTTCGAAGGAGAACCTTGAAGCTGCTTTAATATGATAGGAGAACATTCAAAATCCTTGTAAGACAAAGATAATTCATGTATACGTCTTTTAAGGAGAATTTCAGGATCGTTAACatctgaatttttttttcttttctttcttgacgGCCTCCCCTCTGAGCATTTATGGTTTGCTAACTGTTCTCTCaggaatttttcttgatttttatGAGCACatatattcaaaattaGTGGGAGTTGATTGCCTACAGTAGAATTTGAGTCTTTCACCATTGAAAACCCGATTTGGAATAAGGTTACGGAATCTGATGAAACAATAATTGTTgcttctttatcattttccCACGGCAAGATTTCTATATTTACACTAAATTTAGATGGAAATTTTGTGTCTTTAGAAAGGAATGTGCTCTCTGGTATCTCGATATTTACCGAAGCCACATTAAGTAGTTCTTTTCCGTTCTTACTACTTTTTTGTGTTAGAATCTCTTGTTTCTGATCTAGAGCTGGCAATACTGCTACTACTGAGTCAAATGAATCACTGTCTAGGAAAAAGTCGCACCTTTCGGCGACTAAGCTGTACTCCCTTGCTACAAGGGTAACTTCATCACTCATCTAACGTCAAACAAGTTGGGTTTTCCTACAGTTCATGTCTTCAAACTGTATCTAGAAAGTAACAAATCGACGCATTCGTCAGCCACATTTCAATTACTGTAAATCTGGAAAAAACGGGTAGCAGTTTGAGAATTCcgaaaagggaaaaaatgAGCCCTTTCTTATCCTTCTCAAGAGATGCGACCAGAATTACTTCCTTGAGAGCATATAGGAGTAAAGCCACCCTATTCTCCTCGTATGGCCTTGTATTTATGGTCAACTTCCTCTCTCTTATTTGTTAGTTTGCCATTTAGGAACTCAACTTAAAACTAGGAGTCATTCTACAATATCTTTAAGTTAATCAAGATCCGTTGCGCAGAACTTTTTTAGCGGTTTCTCATCTCCTTATTCTTGAAAGTACGGAGGCTGGAAAAGAGTCACCACGTTCCATACAACTTCAGTTTTAGTCAGTCACACGAGCACGCTGACATAAAATCTTGCAACCTTCTATTTTacagaaaacaagaaaaataataggATAAAGGGACCTTcgctgttgttgtttatTCCACTTCAAAATTACTGAGGAGGTTCAAGGTCATATTTATAAATCCTAcgattaaaaaaaataattcacAAAGAATATCAACTGGTAAAAATCAGCAATAGCCCTTCTCAGCGAAGTCAATCACCATCCTTATTGCTTTATTTAGCCTATAAACaatttatcttttcaaacaaaCGCTTACTAAAAAGGACGAACCGgtcaaagagaaaaaagcGAGTGACAtcgaaaaaataaaagaaaataaaatctaAGAAAATTAATTCATTATCTGAGCACAAACATTTCAACCGTGTAAGACGAACTTACTGTTAAGTGTATACTTTGTTAAAAATATTGCAACAGAATATCGTCGATGCTCAAAATAAAGGCTCTTTTCtcgaaaaagaaaccgGGCCAAGCGGATTTGTCTCAGGGATCTAAAAAATCATTCAAGGGTAAGACTAAGTCGAGCGGTGCGGATAATAGAAATGTTTCCCAGGATATTTCCTCTGCTAATGAAATTTATCAGAATAGAAATACAACTCAGTATTCAAATGCTATCGCTGATGATCATCATATGAAGTCTTTAACCGATGAATTAGTAGCCACAATAGATTCAGATTCCTCTCCTAGTGATAACATTACCACTGAAAATGTAGAAACAGTTATTCCTGAATCAGAAATAAATGTTCGtgaaagttttgaagatCAAATAAGTTATGACCCGTTAATTTCTGATGGATCTCTTCCGGAAGAGAGTGTGGTTATGGATGATAGTCAAGATGACGATACTGATGATGAACACTTGGAAGATGAAACCCCAGAAAAGTCCTTTCTCGAACAGAAGGAGCTAATGGGTTACAGACTAATCAATAAAATTGGTGAAGGTGCCTTTTCAAAGGTCTTTCGAGCCATACCTGCTAAAAATAGTTCTAATGAGTTTCTAAGCAAAAACTATAAAGCCGTAGCCATTAAAGTTATTAAAAAGGCAGATTTATCCTCAATTAATGGTGATCATCACAAAAAAGACAAAGGGAAGGACAGCACTAAGACTTCTTCTAGAGATcaagttttgaaagaggTTGCACTACATAAAACGGTCTCTGCTGGTTGTTCACAAATTGTCGCTTTCATagattttcaagaaacagATAGTtactattatattattcaaGAGTTGCTAACTGGCGGAGAAATATTTGGCGAGATTGTCAGATTAACCTATTTCAGCGAAGATTTATCAAAACATGTAATCAAACAATTAGCACTGGCTGTTAAACATATGCATTCATTAGGTGTAGTGCATCGTGATATAAAACCGGAAAATCTTCTGTTCGAGCCGATTGAGTTCACACCCTCCGTAAAACCAAAATTCAGGAAATCGGATGATCCGCAAACGAAGGCAGACGAAGGTATATTCACGCCGGAAATTGGTGGTGGTGGAATCGGTATAGTAAAACTAGCTGATTTTGGTTTGTCTAAACAAATCTTCTCCAAAAACACCAAGACTCCTTGTGGTACGGTAGGTTATACTGCTCCTGAAGTTGTCAAAGATGAACACTACTCTATGAAAGTAGACATGTGGGGAATTGGTTGTGTTTTATACACAATGTTATGTGGGTTTCCACCATtttatgatgaaaaaattgacacCTTGACcgaaaaaatatcaagagGTGAGTATACTTTTCTAAAACCTTGGTGGGATGAAATTAGTGCCGGTGCTAAGAATGCTGTAGCTAAACTATTAGAATTAGAGCCATCTAAAAGATATGATATCGACCAATTTTTGAACGACCCATGGTTGAACTCATTCGATTGTCTACCAAAGAAGGGCGAATCTTCACAAAAGAAAGCAGGTACTTCCGAGAAACGCCATCTACATAAGAAACAATTCCAACTTTTTCAGAGAGATTCCTCGCTACTGTTTTCACCAGCTGCTGTTGCTATGCGTGATGCCTTTGACATTGGTAACGCTGTGAAACGTACCGAAGAAGATCGTATGGGAACGCGTGGAGGACTGGGTTCGCTTGTTGAAGACGAGGAATCGGAAGATAATTACAATGACGCTCGAGGAGATGAACAACTGGAACAAAACATGTTCCAACTAACTCTGGATACGTCTACAATTTTACAAAGGAGAAAGAAGGTTCAAAAGGATGACCTGGGACCACAAGTTCCAATTAGTGCCACCATCCAGGAATAGAAAATTCCTGTCCTGTTTCTATCCTTCtacttttctctttcaagaGGGTATATAAATATCGAACTTCTCccatacatatatactttACAAATATTTTACGGGCGTATATATTCAAATGgttcaacaaaaaaagaaaggcaAGTAAATATTGATTGGCGTGCCTCATTCGGCATACCTTTGTCTTTGACTactttttctcattatttttaaagCAACTTGTCAATCCATGTTAACCCGTCCCTTGGGAAAGGGCCCAATTACGTATCGTAATATCATGACGGGCTGGGTAATGGATAggaagtaaaagaaaaaaaaataaaataaagaaaaggcggaacaaaaaaagaaaagagtcCGTTTTGTCACTTTCTGCTGCTGTCTCTAAGACCCCACCCATGCACAACCCTAAATTTTTAATCATTTCAAACgggtaaaaagaaatgtttttcatattttttttttctttttttgcgttggtgaaaattttttcgcTTTCTCGAGTACAATtatctcatctcatcttaCATATAAGATAGGAAATTTTATAAAACCTTTTGcatcaaaattttaatGGAAATCTCTCTCACATAATCCTTTCAttctcttccttttcttgacTTATTTTCGAAAAAAACTGTGTATTTTTCTAGTTCGAATCCATCGATAACATTAAAAGATGTCTGATTCCCAGCAATCCATTAAAGTTCTAGAAGAACTCTTCCAGAAGTTATCTGTTGCTACTGCTGACAACAGAGATGATATCGCTTCTGAAGTcgcttctttcttgaatggTAACATTATTGAACATGATGTTCCAGAACACTTCTTCTGTGAATTGACCAAGGGTATCAAGGACAAGAAGACCGCTGCTAACTCCATGCAAGCTGTTGCTCATATTGCTAACCAATCTAACTTGTCTCCATCTGTCGAACCATACATCGTTGAATTGGTTCCAGCTATTTGCAGCAACGCTGGTCACAAGGACAAGGAAATTCAAACTATTGCCAGTGAAACTTTGATTTCTATCGTCAATGCTGTTAACCCAGTTGCCGTCAAAGCTTTGTTGCCACATTTAACTAACGCTATCGTCGAAACCAACAAATggcaagaaaagatttctaTTCTTGCTGCTTTCTCCGCTATGGTTGATGCTGCTAAGGACCAAGTCGCTCTAAGAATGCCTGAATTGATTCCAGTTTTGTCAGAAACTATGTGGGACACCAAGAAGGAAGTCAAGGCCGCTGCTACTGCCACCATGACTAAGGCCACCGAAACTGTTGACAACAAGGATATTGAACGTTTCATTCCAAGTTTGATTCAATGTATTGCTGACCCAACTCAAGTTCCAGAAACAGTCCATTTGTTAGGTGCTACTACTTTCGTTGCTGAAGTCACCCCAGCTACTTTGTCTATTATGGTTCCATTGTTGTCTAGAGGTTTGAACGAAAGAGAAACCGGTATCAAACGTAAGTCAGCTGTTATCATTGATAACATGTGTAAGTTGGTCGAAGATCCACAAGTTATTGCTCCTTTCTTGGGTAAATTGTTGCCTGGTTTGAAGGGTAACTTTGCTACCATTGCTGATCCAGAAGCCAGAGAAGTTACATTGAGAGCTTTGAagactttgaaaagagttGGTAACGTTGGTGAAGACGACGTTATCCCAGAAGCTTCTCATGCAGGTGATGTTTCTACTACTTTGCAAGTTGTTAACGACTTGTTGAAGGAAGAAACCGTTGCTCCAAGATTCAAGATTGTTGTTGAATACATTGCCGCCATTGGTGCTGATTTGATTGACGAAAGAATCATTGACCAACAAGCTTGGTTCACTCACATTACTCCATACATGACCATCTTCTTACACGAAAAGAAGGCTAAGGACATTTTGGATGAATTCAGAAAGAGAGCTGTTGACAACATTCCAGTTGGTCCAAACTtcgatgatgaagaagatgaaggtgAAGATCTATGTAACTGTGAATTCTCTTTGGCTTACGGTGCTAAAATCTTGTTGAACAAAACTCAATTGAGATTGAAGAGAGCTAGAAGATATGGTATCTGTGGTCCAAACGGTTGTGGTAAATCCACTTTAATGAGAGCTATTGCTAACGGACAAGTCGATGGTTTCCCAACCCAAGAAGAATGTAGAACCGTCTATGTTGAACACGATATTGATGGTACTCACTCTGACACTTCTGTCTTAGATTTTGTTTTCGAATCTGGTGTCGGTACCAAGGAAGCTATCAAGGACAAATTGATTGAGTTTGGTTTCACCGATGAAATGATTTCTATGCCAATCTCTGCCCTATCTGGTGGTTGGAAGATGAAGTTGGCTCTAGCTAGAGCTGTGTTGAGAAATGCTGATATCTTGTTGTTAGATGAACCAACTAACCATTTGGATACCGTTAATGTTGCTTGGTTAGTTAACTACTTGAACACTTGTGGTATCACCTCCATTACTATTTCTCACGATTCTGTTTTCTTAGATAACGTTTGTGAATATATTATCAACTACGAAGGTTTGAAGTTGAGAAAGTACAAGGGTAACTTTACCGAATTTGTTAAGAAATGTCCAGCCGCTAAGGCCTACGAAGAATTATCTAATACCGAATTAGAATTCAAGTTCCCAGAACCAGGTTACTTGGAAGGTGTTAAGACTAAGCAAAAGGCTATTGTCAAGGTTTCCAACATGGAATTCCAATATCCAGGTACTTCTAAACCCCAAATCACTGACATTAACTTCCAATGTTCTTTATCCTCGAGAATTGCTGTCATTGGTCCAAACGGTGCTGGTAAGTCTACTTTGATTAATGTCTTGACTGGTGAACTATTACCAACCTCTGGTGAAGTTTACACTCACGAAAATTGTCGTATTGCTTACATCAAGCAACACGCTTTTGCTCATATCGAATCACATTTGGACAAAACTCCATCCGAATATATTCAATGGAGATTCCAAACTGGTGAAGACAGAGAAACTATGGACAGAGCTAACAGACAAATCAACGAAAACGATGCTGAAGCTATGAACAAGATCTTCAAGATTGAAGGTACCCCAAGAAGAATTGCCGGTATTCACTCCAGAAGAAAGTTCAAGAACACCTACGAATATGAatgttctttcttgttgGGTGAAAACATTGGTATGAAATCTGAAAGATGGGTTCCAATGATGTCCGTCGACAACGCTTGGATTCCAAGAGGTGAATTGGTTGAGTCTCATGCCAAGATGGTTGCTGAAGTTGATATGAAGGAAGCTTTGGCTTCTGGTCAATTCCGTCCATTAACCAGAAAGgaaattgaagaacatTGTTCCATGTTGGGTTTGGACCCAGAAATTGTTTCTCACTCCAGAATTAGAGGTTTGTCTGGTGGTCAAAAAGTTAAGTTGGTCTTAGCTGCCGGTACATGGCAAAGACCTCACTTGATCGTTTTAGATGAACCTACCAACTATTTGGATAGAGACTCTTTGGGTGCTTTATCTAAGGCTTTGAAGGAATTCGAAGGTGGtgttattatcattactCACTCTGCTGAATTCACAAAGAACTTGACTGAAGAAGTCTGGGCTGTCAAGGACGGTAGAATGACTCCATCTGGTCACAACTGGGTTAGTGGTCAAGGTGCTGGTccaagaattgaaaagaaggaggacgaagaagataaaTTCGATGCTATGGGTAACAAGATTGCCGGTGgtaagaagaagaagaagttgtcTTCTGCGGAattgagaaagaagaagaaggagagaatgaagaaaaagaaggaattgGGTGATGCTTACGTTTCTTCTGACGAAGAATTCTAATCTTTTTGATCATTGTTCCTCCGGTTTTCCCCAAGATTTTTATTGATCAATAATTTATTATGTATATTTTAATTTCTATGTTTTTGTAATATTGTTTATTCTGGTAAAATATAGACGCAATTTCCTTATTATAAAGAGACGCATTATTTAAAAGATAAGCGATTTTCCTTGTCAGCCCGATCTTCATGTACATTCTCAAGCTTTTAACCATGTGGAGAATATAGTCGCTTCATACTTCTTTCGGCAAGAGGGTAACGAAACTTTTTTcacattgaaaaatagaaatagACGACGTACCATATAGAATGATTGTAAATGAAAGTAGCACATTCTTGTTTCGGAAAACTGAGGAATAACTACTACGTAACGTTTCAATTCCTGTATTAACAATATTGTGGAAATGAGGTTTTTGAAAGGATTATTACTTCCTTTGGCTTTGGCTTTATATAAAGTAACTGCCACGGCAGAAATGGGATCAGAAATTAATGTGGAAAATGAGAAGCTGCCTGAAGGTTTAACCTGGGAAGAATGGCATATGGACCATGAGCACCAGTTGAAAGACTACACTCCAGAGACTTTCTTTGCGTTGCACGATGTTAAGAAGAAGGGATATTTAGATGATAACGATATTTTATCCCTTTATGGGTTGAACCGTGAAGAAATTGTGGGGACCGGTGATGGCATGGGGCAACATGAtgaatctgaaaaaattgacagTGAAACGGCTAAACGTGTTGTTAAATTCATAATGAAACTGCTAgatgttgatgatgataccaaAATTACTAAGGAGGAGTATCTAGAATTCGCAAAGAGAGGAAACAAGTTCCCTGATCTTGGGGTTGGAGTAGGTCACCATTCTGATTTTGAACTAGAATATGAAATACATCACTGGAATAAGTTTCATAAGGACAAAGATCCAGAAGTTAAAGTCGTACACAAAGAAGACATAGAACATGAGTTGCTTCATCATGAACATGAAATAGAAcacgaagaagaagtccAAAGAGGCGCTTCGAGAGCTACCGTAATAACAGACGATGAACTAGAATCTAGAATAGAACTGGAAAATATACCcgaaaaattcaagaatggCATTTTTTAATGGGCTAGGCACGATGAATGGATTCCCCCAAGAGAATATTCAAGACGCTATGTATTCAATTAGCATTTAGTAAGTAATCAAAGcacataaaaaaatataccGTCACATCGTTGAGACAGCTTCTATATTGCACACGATGTATGTGCGTAAACCGATCtagaattttattattattcttattACGTATTGATTGACCTTTTCT
The nucleotide sequence above comes from Saccharomyces mikatae IFO 1815 strain IFO1815 genome assembly, chromosome: 12. Encoded proteins:
- the IRC20 gene encoding E3 ubiquitin-protein ligase IRC20 (similar to Saccharomyces cerevisiae IRC20 (YLR247C); ancestral locus Anc_1.389), which produces MSDEVTLVAREYSLVAERCDFFLDSDSFDSVVAVLPALDQKQEILTQKSSKNGKELLNVASVNIEIPESTFLSKDTKFPSKFSVNIEILPWENDKEATIIVSSDSVTLFQIGFSMVKDSNSTVGNQLPLILNICAHKNQEKFLREQLANHKCSEGRPSRKKRKKNSDVNDPEILLKRRIHELSLSYKDFECSPIILKQLQGSPSKWILSFTLKLKFLKNKFNRFSLEANQILDLTYSDRDDNEFEQYHKHVHIHSNFIQKQFTSQILEYSKDRLSRIKPFLSQSIPGLKVNLLPFQRVSVEWMLIKEGYGISFSDIPMTTDEVGLKKFMNEYYAYGYELIVRSASETGPSLLWNKLTGYILTVDDAAYLYNQYRKESLDNDNPIRAKGVLAEEMGLGKTIEILSLILLNRRKLNDLGATFIDDENRTITKTKTTLIICPNAILKQWLEEIESHAHCLKWYNYKGYNEIMKTCKTVDEAVQHLSRYDIIVTSYNVIATEVHHAEFNRSIRSRRLKSPKYDYSSPLALMQFYRIILDEVQMLRSSSTYSAKCTSLLHRIHTWGVSGTPIQSIYNFRMIMSYLKLHPFCDEVDFIRTLQEEIKLRSEADNYTDSDLVCQLKGVRFSIKECMNIFYRYDLCIRHSKADVASQIHIPQQHNFIIPLEFAPIEWDNYLNLWNNFLELSGYNSDGSGSSRVSNAFLNEWLAKLRYICCHALFPEILNTRQKHLHGHSTKISNINDILYSMRIDAFDSLIGYYREKFHLSIKQAQYELEISNKPPKALELLIKIRDHLMIHMSRKFNVEDPFDKSLDLGEDQDEKKPGENGTSLYNASGEQLNAAKDNDNYGDEELLPNHLKKKGLRAMMNLLHDCYFFLGSAYYNLGSRKLEEVDDRNKKKEFERLIYSDFFPKNELEVIEESRLLEQENYANAEILRKTILSSEVKKVDITIKLAKAKYSLSNSDVSLRLMNIEFDHRNDYSSNLAVSRCFKSLSKLIQALNEQSKGFNELLDELLGTIYEPVYNTEDIDTGDKIASNEEYSTSIDSQDKIFSLLGCLEIILNNRDNVLTTDSEVKIPKHLVPEGSIISEYHKQLLNNLQLISGTPLRTIFDELKNSRIVRRISINESEPAIRNFEDYLLQYEVESKNLFKYNKQIRESLKMLGSIYNAKTEYYSQLQRISDSLVSLHSLGSPQLSHLVKTIKKSLGGTLDAKINNTESRLIYLKNLSRLKDTLNENQILSCSICLGEVEIGAIIKCGHYFCKNCILTWLRAHSKCPICKSVCSVSEVYNFKFKNSKESKEKEPEERQEENSDSNQDNLNGVSRVPDLDEVEKLFGSKYKQFPQISEVHQIRIKESFGAKIDFIIKLISYLKLKSEQENNDPPQVILYSQKTEYLKVIGKILKLYYIEYLACLSNTATVGETINNFKLHPSITCLLLNVKTLGAGLNLMNAKHIFLLDPILNNSDELQAMGRNNRIGQDEETYVWNFMIKNTVEENILRYKCILEERKRKEKLKRSNNCDSTEVEKDEEDNDDVKFEISVGDQEVSNEHLWNCFFHSSD
- the RCK2 gene encoding serine/threonine protein kinase RCK2 (similar to Saccharomyces cerevisiae RCK1 (YGL158W) and RCK2 (YLR248W); ancestral locus Anc_1.390), which encodes MLKIKALFSKKKPGQADLSQGSKKSFKGKTKSSGADNRNVSQDISSANEIYQNRNTTQYSNAIADDHHMKSLTDELVATIDSDSSPSDNITTENVETVIPESEINVRESFEDQISYDPLISDGSLPEESVVMDDSQDDDTDDEHLEDETPEKSFLEQKELMGYRLINKIGEGAFSKVFRAIPAKNSSNEFLSKNYKAVAIKVIKKADLSSINGDHHKKDKGKDSTKTSSRDQVLKEVALHKTVSAGCSQIVAFIDFQETDSYYYIIQELLTGGEIFGEIVRLTYFSEDLSKHVIKQLALAVKHMHSLGVVHRDIKPENLLFEPIEFTPSVKPKFRKSDDPQTKADEGIFTPEIGGGGIGIVKLADFGLSKQIFSKNTKTPCGTVGYTAPEVVKDEHYSMKVDMWGIGCVLYTMLCGFPPFYDEKIDTLTEKISRGEYTFLKPWWDEISAGAKNAVAKLLELEPSKRYDIDQFLNDPWLNSFDCLPKKGESSQKKAGTSEKRHLHKKQFQLFQRDSSLLFSPAAVAMRDAFDIGNAVKRTEEDRMGTRGGLGSLVEDEESEDNYNDARGDEQLEQNMFQLTLDTSTILQRRKKVQKDDLGPQVPISATIQE
- the YEF3 gene encoding translation elongation factor EF-3 (similar to Saccharomyces cerevisiae YEF3 (YLR249W) and HEF3 (YNL014W); ancestral locus Anc_1.391), which translates into the protein MSDSQQSIKVLEELFQKLSVATADNRDDIASEVASFLNGNIIEHDVPEHFFCELTKGIKDKKTAANSMQAVAHIANQSNLSPSVEPYIVELVPAICSNAGHKDKEIQTIASETLISIVNAVNPVAVKALLPHLTNAIVETNKWQEKISILAAFSAMVDAAKDQVALRMPELIPVLSETMWDTKKEVKAAATATMTKATETVDNKDIERFIPSLIQCIADPTQVPETVHLLGATTFVAEVTPATLSIMVPLLSRGLNERETGIKRKSAVIIDNMCKLVEDPQVIAPFLGKLLPGLKGNFATIADPEAREVTLRALKTLKRVGNVGEDDVIPEASHAGDVSTTLQVVNDLLKEETVAPRFKIVVEYIAAIGADLIDERIIDQQAWFTHITPYMTIFLHEKKAKDILDEFRKRAVDNIPVGPNFDDEEDEGEDLCNCEFSLAYGAKILLNKTQLRLKRARRYGICGPNGCGKSTLMRAIANGQVDGFPTQEECRTVYVEHDIDGTHSDTSVLDFVFESGVGTKEAIKDKLIEFGFTDEMISMPISALSGGWKMKLALARAVLRNADILLLDEPTNHLDTVNVAWLVNYLNTCGITSITISHDSVFLDNVCEYIINYEGLKLRKYKGNFTEFVKKCPAAKAYEELSNTELEFKFPEPGYLEGVKTKQKAIVKVSNMEFQYPGTSKPQITDINFQCSLSSRIAVIGPNGAGKSTLINVLTGELLPTSGEVYTHENCRIAYIKQHAFAHIESHLDKTPSEYIQWRFQTGEDRETMDRANRQINENDAEAMNKIFKIEGTPRRIAGIHSRRKFKNTYEYECSFLLGENIGMKSERWVPMMSVDNAWIPRGELVESHAKMVAEVDMKEALASGQFRPLTRKEIEEHCSMLGLDPEIVSHSRIRGLSGGQKVKLVLAAGTWQRPHLIVLDEPTNYLDRDSLGALSKALKEFEGGVIIITHSAEFTKNLTEEVWAVKDGRMTPSGHNWVSGQGAGPRIEKKEDEEDKFDAMGNKIAGGKKKKKLSSAELRKKKKERMKKKKELGDAYVSSDEEF
- the SSP120 gene encoding nucleobindin SSP120 (similar to Saccharomyces cerevisiae SSP120 (YLR250W); ancestral locus Anc_1.393), coding for MRFLKGLLLPLALALYKVTATAEMGSEINVENEKLPEGLTWEEWHMDHEHQLKDYTPETFFALHDVKKKGYLDDNDILSLYGLNREEIVGTGDGMGQHDESEKIDSETAKRVVKFIMKLLDVDDDTKITKEEYLEFAKRGNKFPDLGVGVGHHSDFELEYEIHHWNKFHKDKDPEVKVVHKEDIEHELLHHEHEIEHEEEVQRGASRATVITDDELESRIELENIPEKFKNGIF